From the genome of Haloterrigena sp. KLK7, one region includes:
- a CDS encoding argininosuccinate synthase, producing the protein MTRVALAFSGGLDTTVCVPLLEEEYGYDDVIGVTVDVGQPASEFEEAEETADALGLEHYVVDAKEEFADLCLDGVRANATYQGYPLGTALARPVIAEAILEVAEEQDCTGIAHGCTGKGNDQLRFEAVWRDSDLEVIAPVRELGLTREWEQEYAAEKDLPVEGGSGGDWSIDTNLWSRSVEGDELEDPNYVPPEEIYAWTQAPTGETQEIEITFEKGYPVAVDGVEYEPVELIEHLNGVAGAYGVGRTDSMEDRMLGLKVRENYEHPAATTLLNAHEALEGLVLTQEEREFKQLIDQKWSKKGYEGLIDAPLVDALEGFIAETQKRVTGTVTIRFEGGQARAVARDSKFAAYSAEHASFDTETVGKIKQEDATGVAKYHGFQRRLANEAIAANAEDVEKPELATDGSGDEEDEE; encoded by the coding sequence ATGACCCGCGTGGCACTTGCGTTCTCGGGCGGCCTGGACACGACTGTCTGTGTCCCCTTGCTCGAGGAAGAGTACGGATACGACGACGTTATCGGCGTCACGGTTGACGTCGGCCAGCCGGCTTCCGAGTTCGAGGAAGCCGAAGAGACCGCCGACGCGCTCGGCCTCGAGCACTACGTCGTCGACGCGAAAGAAGAATTCGCCGACCTCTGTCTCGACGGCGTTCGCGCGAACGCGACCTATCAGGGCTACCCGCTGGGGACGGCGCTGGCCCGACCGGTGATCGCGGAAGCGATCCTCGAGGTCGCCGAAGAACAGGACTGTACCGGCATCGCCCACGGCTGTACCGGCAAGGGCAACGACCAGCTCCGGTTCGAGGCCGTCTGGCGCGACTCCGATCTCGAAGTCATCGCTCCCGTGCGCGAGCTCGGCCTGACCCGCGAGTGGGAACAGGAGTACGCCGCGGAGAAGGACCTGCCCGTCGAGGGCGGCAGCGGCGGCGACTGGTCGATCGACACCAACCTCTGGAGTCGCTCCGTCGAGGGCGACGAGCTCGAGGACCCCAACTACGTCCCGCCGGAGGAGATCTACGCCTGGACCCAGGCGCCGACCGGCGAGACCCAGGAGATCGAGATCACCTTCGAGAAGGGCTACCCCGTCGCCGTCGACGGCGTCGAGTACGAGCCCGTCGAACTCATCGAACATCTCAACGGCGTGGCCGGGGCCTACGGCGTCGGCCGCACCGACTCGATGGAGGACCGCATGCTCGGGCTGAAGGTCCGCGAGAACTACGAGCACCCCGCGGCGACGACGCTGCTCAACGCCCACGAGGCGCTCGAGGGGCTCGTCCTGACCCAGGAGGAGCGCGAGTTCAAGCAGCTGATCGACCAGAAGTGGTCGAAGAAGGGCTACGAGGGCCTGATCGACGCGCCGCTCGTGGACGCGCTCGAGGGCTTCATCGCCGAGACCCAGAAGCGCGTCACCGGAACCGTCACGATCCGCTTCGAGGGCGGCCAGGCCCGCGCGGTCGCACGCGACAGCAAGTTCGCGGCCTACTCGGCCGAACACGCCTCCTTCGACACGGAGACGGTCGGGAAGATCAAGCAGGAAGACGCCACGGGCGTCGCGAAGTACCACGGCTTCCAGCGCCGCCTCGCGAACGAGGCGATCGCGGCCAACGCCGAGGACGTCGAGAAGCCGGAACTCGCCACCGACGGAAGTGGCGACGAGGAAGACGAGGAATAA
- the argH gene encoding argininosuccinate lyase, protein MTEESAQDDGSEPAVETDGSGATDEGVVRRDRFSGGPARSFLSSLAADERIFEADLEVDRAHTVMLAEQGIIEDDVAGQILTALDAIEVDGHGSLPDGEDVHEAIETAVIERIGAEGGKMHTARSRNDEVATCIRYRLREDVLEAIETTLALRESLVAVADAHAETIMPGYTHLQPAQPTTVAHWALAYEGAVRRDTARLLEAYDRINESPLGGAAFAGTTFDIDRERTAELLGFEGVVENSMDASSSRDFLLETTQALSTHATTLSGLAEDVVIFANRGFVDLSDDYSSTSSIMPQKKNPDTLELVRAVAGDAAGGVQGLTTTLKGLPRAYNRDLQRATAHAWETVDAVTEASEVAAGAVATADWNEETLAAEAGEGFSTATGVADLLAANGLPFRTAHELVALAAENGGDYDALEAAARDVLGEPLESLVDSDAVEEALDPAASVASRDSQGGPAPEAVADQLEAARDALATDEETLEETDAALEAAHEDLREEVNGYV, encoded by the coding sequence ATGACCGAGGAGAGCGCTCAGGACGACGGTTCCGAGCCCGCAGTGGAAACGGACGGAAGCGGCGCAACCGACGAGGGCGTCGTCCGACGGGACCGCTTCAGCGGCGGCCCCGCCCGGAGCTTCCTCTCCTCGCTCGCAGCGGACGAACGCATCTTCGAGGCCGACCTCGAGGTCGACCGCGCCCACACGGTCATGCTCGCCGAGCAGGGGATCATCGAGGACGACGTGGCCGGGCAGATCCTCACGGCGCTGGACGCCATCGAGGTCGACGGTCACGGCTCCCTGCCCGACGGCGAGGACGTCCACGAGGCCATCGAGACGGCCGTCATCGAGCGCATCGGCGCCGAGGGCGGCAAGATGCACACCGCACGTTCGCGCAACGACGAGGTCGCGACCTGCATCCGGTATCGCCTCCGCGAGGACGTCCTCGAGGCCATCGAGACGACGCTGGCGCTGCGCGAGTCGCTGGTCGCGGTCGCCGACGCGCACGCGGAGACGATCATGCCCGGCTACACCCACCTCCAGCCCGCCCAGCCGACCACCGTCGCCCACTGGGCGCTGGCCTACGAGGGCGCGGTGCGCCGCGACACGGCGCGGCTGCTCGAGGCCTACGATCGGATCAACGAGTCGCCGCTGGGCGGTGCAGCGTTCGCCGGCACCACGTTCGACATCGACCGCGAGCGGACAGCCGAGTTACTCGGCTTCGAAGGGGTCGTCGAAAATTCGATGGACGCCTCCTCGAGCCGGGACTTCCTGCTCGAGACGACGCAGGCGCTGTCGACCCACGCGACGACGCTGTCGGGGCTCGCCGAAGACGTCGTCATCTTCGCGAACCGCGGCTTCGTCGACCTCTCGGACGACTACTCCTCGACGTCGTCGATCATGCCCCAAAAGAAGAACCCCGACACGCTGGAGCTCGTCCGCGCGGTCGCGGGCGACGCGGCCGGCGGGGTGCAGGGGCTGACGACGACGCTCAAGGGACTGCCCCGCGCGTACAACCGCGACCTACAGCGGGCGACGGCCCACGCCTGGGAGACCGTCGACGCCGTGACGGAAGCCAGCGAGGTCGCCGCCGGCGCGGTCGCGACGGCCGACTGGAACGAGGAGACGCTCGCGGCGGAAGCCGGCGAGGGGTTCTCGACGGCGACCGGCGTCGCCGACCTGCTCGCGGCCAACGGCCTCCCGTTCCGAACGGCTCACGAACTGGTCGCGCTCGCCGCGGAGAACGGGGGCGACTACGACGCGCTCGAGGCCGCCGCCAGAGACGTCCTGGGCGAACCCCTCGAGTCGCTGGTCGATTCCGACGCCGTCGAGGAGGCGCTCGATCCCGCCGCGAGCGTCGCGAGTCGCGACTCGCAGGGCGGCCCCGCCCCCGAAGCGGTCGCCGACCAACTCGAGGCGGCCCGCGACGCGCTCGCAACTGACGAAGAGACCCTCGAGGAGACGGACGCGGCGCTCGAGGCGGCCCACGAGGACCTCCGCGAGGAGGTGAACGGCTATGTGTGA
- the lysW gene encoding lysine biosynthesis protein LysW, which yields MTECVECGAEVSLHDDLEVGEIVDCTTCGAELEVVDTEPPVLERAPELEEDWGE from the coding sequence ATGACCGAATGCGTCGAGTGTGGGGCTGAGGTGTCCCTGCACGACGATCTGGAGGTTGGAGAGATCGTTGACTGTACCACGTGCGGAGCAGAGCTGGAAGTCGTCGACACCGAGCCGCCAGTCCTCGAGCGAGCCCCGGAGCTCGAAGAGGACTGGGGTGAGTGA
- the lysX gene encoding lysine biosynthesis protein LysX, which translates to MTLQVGILYSRIRKDEKLLLNELRERDHEIEKIDVRKQTFDISEAPAEFADLDIVVDRCLATSRSLYATQFFEAYGIPVVNSHETADICADKVKNSLALEKAGVPTPATKVAFTKESAMEAIEEFGYPCVLKPVVGSWGRLMAKIDSKSAAEAILEHKSTLGHYEHKVFYVQEFVEKPGRDIRVLATDGEPIAGMVRSSDHWITNAAKGAETDVFEPDEEARELVQKASDAVGGGLLGIDLMETEDGYTVHEVNHTVEFKALDGAVDTDVAATVVDWLETKADAATEDELEVSA; encoded by the coding sequence GTGACCTTGCAAGTAGGAATACTCTATTCCCGGATCCGCAAGGACGAGAAGCTCCTGCTCAACGAGCTGCGCGAGCGCGATCACGAGATCGAGAAGATCGACGTTCGCAAACAGACGTTCGACATCAGCGAGGCGCCCGCGGAGTTCGCGGACCTCGACATCGTCGTCGACCGCTGTCTCGCCACGAGTCGGAGCCTGTACGCCACGCAGTTCTTCGAGGCGTACGGCATCCCCGTGGTCAACAGCCACGAGACCGCGGACATCTGCGCCGATAAGGTGAAGAACAGCCTCGCGCTCGAGAAGGCGGGCGTGCCCACGCCCGCGACGAAGGTCGCGTTCACCAAGGAGTCCGCGATGGAGGCCATCGAGGAGTTCGGCTACCCCTGCGTCCTCAAACCCGTCGTCGGGTCGTGGGGACGCCTGATGGCCAAGATCGACTCGAAGTCGGCCGCGGAGGCCATCTTAGAGCACAAGTCCACGCTGGGCCACTACGAGCACAAGGTGTTCTACGTCCAGGAGTTCGTCGAGAAGCCCGGACGCGACATCCGCGTGCTCGCGACCGACGGCGAACCCATCGCCGGCATGGTCCGGTCCTCGGACCACTGGATCACCAACGCCGCGAAGGGCGCCGAGACGGACGTCTTCGAGCCCGACGAGGAAGCGAGAGAACTCGTTCAGAAAGCGAGTGACGCCGTCGGTGGCGGCCTCCTCGGGATCGACCTCATGGAGACCGAAGACGGGTACACCGTCCACGAGGTCAACCACACGGTCGAATTCAAGGCGCTCGACGGCGCCGTCGACACCGACGTCGCGGCCACCGTCGTCGACTGGCTCGAGACGAAGGCGGACGCCGCGACCGAGGACGAACTCGAGGTGAGCGCCTGA
- the argC gene encoding N-acetyl-gamma-glutamyl-phosphate reductase has translation MAVGTETGADANAETVTATVIGGSGFTGGELLRLLAGHPNFELTEVTSRSKAGKSVGSVHPPLRGTDLRFTEPEDLESVDVLFAATPHGVSMGQIDEFFEIADTVVDLSADFRLESEDQYDEWYDGHEAPEYLEKAEYALPEINRENLKGAGLIAGGGCNATATILGLYPLFEHDILEGGEQIVVDVKVGSSEGGAGGGEASSHPERSGVVRPYAPTGHRHEAEIEQFLDTSVSFTCHAVDMIRGASATNHVFPSGPVSKGDLWQAYRACYEDEPFVRMAAGGSGVYRYPEPKSVAGTNLAEVGFELDPSNKRVVVFSAIDNMMKGSAGQAVHAANIALGLEETAGLEFAGMHPVGAP, from the coding sequence ATGGCGGTCGGCACCGAGACCGGCGCCGACGCGAACGCCGAGACCGTCACCGCGACGGTCATCGGCGGCTCGGGCTTCACGGGCGGCGAGCTCCTTCGCCTGCTCGCGGGCCACCCGAACTTCGAGCTCACGGAGGTCACCAGCCGCTCGAAGGCCGGCAAGAGCGTCGGCTCCGTCCACCCGCCGCTTCGCGGCACGGACCTGCGCTTTACCGAACCCGAGGACCTCGAGTCGGTCGACGTCCTGTTCGCGGCGACGCCCCACGGCGTCTCGATGGGACAGATCGACGAGTTCTTCGAGATCGCCGACACCGTCGTCGACCTCTCGGCCGACTTCCGCCTCGAGAGCGAGGACCAGTACGACGAGTGGTACGACGGCCACGAGGCCCCCGAGTACTTAGAGAAGGCCGAGTACGCGCTCCCGGAGATCAACCGCGAGAACCTCAAAGGCGCGGGCCTGATCGCCGGCGGCGGCTGTAACGCCACTGCCACCATTCTGGGACTGTATCCGCTGTTCGAACACGACATCCTCGAGGGCGGCGAGCAGATCGTCGTCGACGTCAAGGTCGGCTCCTCCGAGGGTGGCGCCGGCGGCGGCGAGGCTTCCTCGCACCCCGAGCGCTCGGGCGTCGTCCGTCCCTACGCGCCGACGGGCCACCGTCACGAGGCCGAGATCGAGCAGTTCCTCGACACGAGCGTGTCGTTCACCTGCCACGCCGTGGACATGATCCGCGGCGCCAGCGCGACGAACCACGTCTTCCCGTCGGGGCCCGTCTCGAAGGGCGACCTCTGGCAGGCCTACCGCGCGTGTTACGAGGACGAGCCGTTCGTCCGGATGGCCGCCGGCGGCTCCGGCGTCTATCGGTATCCGGAACCGAAATCGGTCGCGGGGACGAACCTCGCCGAGGTCGGCTTCGAACTCGACCCCTCGAACAAGCGCGTCGTCGTCTTCTCGGCGATCGACAACATGATGAAGGGATCCGCGGGCCAGGCGGTCCACGCGGCCAACATCGCGCTCGGTCTCGAGGAGACGGCCGGACTCGAGTTTGCGGGGATGCACCCCGTGGGGGCACCCTGA
- a CDS encoding acetylglutamate/acetylaminoadipate kinase, translating to MTVVVKIGGARAVDPEGALADVASLVEDGEDVVLTHGGSTAVDETLEELGEEPTYVETPGGVVGRFTDERTMDVFKMVMPGKLNTDLVESLHNEGVDAVGLSGTDGKLLEGKRKSAVRVKEDGKKKIKRGDHSGKIESVNADLLETTLEGGYTPVVSVPMLGKEKSGGYTAVNADADRAAAAIAGALEADLVVLTDVSGIYEDPDDESTKIDSASTPAEFENVKDAAEGFMTKKVMAAEEALEGGAASVIVATANADEPITSALAGEGTTLEPGVLDTETEEATQ from the coding sequence ATGACTGTAGTCGTCAAGATCGGCGGCGCTCGCGCCGTCGATCCCGAGGGTGCGCTCGCCGACGTCGCGAGTCTCGTCGAGGACGGCGAGGACGTCGTCCTCACGCACGGCGGCTCGACCGCCGTCGACGAGACCCTCGAGGAACTCGGCGAGGAACCGACCTACGTCGAGACGCCCGGCGGCGTCGTCGGCCGGTTTACCGACGAGCGCACCATGGACGTCTTCAAGATGGTCATGCCCGGCAAGCTCAACACCGATCTGGTCGAGAGCCTGCACAACGAGGGCGTCGACGCCGTCGGCCTCTCCGGCACGGACGGCAAACTGCTGGAGGGCAAGCGCAAGTCCGCCGTCCGCGTCAAGGAAGACGGCAAGAAGAAGATCAAGCGCGGCGACCACTCGGGCAAGATCGAGTCGGTCAACGCCGACCTGCTCGAGACGACCCTCGAGGGCGGCTACACGCCCGTCGTCTCCGTTCCCATGCTGGGCAAGGAGAAGTCCGGCGGGTACACCGCCGTCAACGCCGACGCCGACCGCGCCGCGGCCGCGATTGCGGGCGCGCTCGAGGCCGACCTCGTCGTGCTGACCGACGTCTCGGGGATCTACGAGGACCCCGACGACGAGTCCACCAAGATCGACTCGGCGTCGACGCCCGCGGAGTTCGAGAACGTCAAGGACGCCGCGGAAGGGTTCATGACGAAGAAAGTCATGGCCGCCGAAGAAGCGCTCGAGGGCGGCGCTGCGTCGGTGATCGTCGCGACCGCCAACGCCGACGAACCGATCACGAGCGCGCTCGCGGGCGAGGGGACGACCCTCGAGCCCGGCGTCTTGGATACTGAAACGGAGGAAGCAACGCAATGA